The following are encoded together in the Pectobacterium punjabense genome:
- a CDS encoding SDR family NAD(P)-dependent oxidoreductase yields MTAQKTLLLTGASRGIGHATVKHFHAAGWRIFTASRQNWAEECPWAEKLLNHIHLDLEDIDSLQQTLPLIKEKLGGRLDALVDNAGISPKGEGGQRLGICDTDYATWLRVFNVNLFSSALLANGLFDELKASQGCIINVTSIAGSRVHPFAGVAYATSKAALSALTREMAFDFGPHGVRVNAIAPGEIETSILSPGTDDIIARQVPMQRLGKPEEVASLIYFLCTSGASYVNGAEIHINGGQHV; encoded by the coding sequence ATGACTGCGCAAAAAACGTTACTGCTGACCGGTGCCAGCCGGGGGATTGGACATGCTACCGTTAAGCATTTCCACGCGGCAGGGTGGAGGATCTTTACCGCTTCACGTCAGAACTGGGCAGAAGAGTGCCCGTGGGCGGAAAAGTTACTCAATCATATTCATCTCGATTTGGAAGACATCGATAGCCTGCAACAGACGCTGCCGCTGATTAAGGAAAAGCTAGGCGGTCGCCTGGATGCGCTGGTTGATAACGCAGGGATTTCGCCAAAGGGTGAAGGAGGGCAACGTCTGGGCATATGCGATACGGACTATGCCACCTGGCTGCGCGTTTTCAACGTCAACCTCTTCTCCAGTGCGCTGCTGGCAAACGGTTTGTTCGATGAACTCAAAGCATCACAGGGATGCATCATCAATGTGACCTCGATTGCGGGGTCGCGTGTGCATCCCTTTGCCGGCGTTGCCTACGCTACCTCAAAAGCGGCGCTATCTGCGTTGACGCGAGAAATGGCGTTTGATTTTGGTCCACACGGCGTTCGCGTCAACGCGATTGCGCCGGGAGAAATTGAAACCTCGATACTGTCACCGGGTACGGATGACATTATTGCGCGGCAGGTGCCGATGCAGCGTTTAGGTAAACCCGAAGAAGTGGCAAGTTTGATCTATTTTCTTTGTACCTCCGGTGCTTCTTACGTCAATGGTGCAGAAATCCATATTAATGGAGGACAGCATGTCTGA
- a CDS encoding phosphotransferase, whose protein sequence is MSDVSPMLQCPASNQPVFAEALPHDDELMTQPVPQVSCQQALAIAQQEYDLFGQMTLLQGERDMNFCLTVTPDERYMLKVINAAEPAGVSDFQTSLLLHLASHAPELPVPRIRLTKNGRAETGVEIGGELLRVRLVSYLAGVPQHLVTSSTALMPQLGSTLAQLDNALHRFTHLAANRSLLWDISRADQVRPYLDFVFEPQQYQHLQRIFDRYDSHVAPELATLRRQVIHNDLNPHNVLVSRSSPTRVTGIIDFGDAVFAPLICEVATALAYQVGEGQDLLEHVLPFVAAYHQHMPLTPGEIALLPDLIATRMALTLTIAQWRASRYPDNREYLLRNVPRSWHSLQRMMTYSHAQFVTRLQQACQENVR, encoded by the coding sequence ATGTCTGATGTTTCCCCCATGTTGCAATGTCCAGCCTCTAACCAGCCGGTATTTGCCGAGGCTTTACCACACGATGATGAGTTAATGACGCAGCCTGTACCGCAGGTTTCCTGCCAGCAGGCGTTGGCGATTGCACAGCAAGAATATGACCTATTCGGGCAGATGACCCTGCTTCAGGGCGAACGTGATATGAATTTCTGCCTGACGGTCACGCCAGACGAACGCTATATGCTGAAAGTGATCAACGCGGCGGAACCCGCCGGCGTCAGCGATTTCCAAACTTCATTATTGTTGCATCTGGCTAGTCATGCGCCTGAACTGCCTGTGCCGCGTATCAGGTTGACAAAAAATGGTCGGGCAGAAACAGGCGTTGAGATTGGTGGCGAACTGCTGCGTGTGCGGCTGGTGAGCTATCTGGCAGGCGTGCCGCAGCATCTGGTCACATCTTCAACGGCGCTGATGCCGCAGTTGGGGAGTACGTTGGCGCAGTTGGATAATGCACTTCACCGCTTTACACATCTGGCGGCAAACCGTTCGCTGCTGTGGGATATCAGCCGGGCGGATCAGGTGCGTCCTTACCTCGATTTCGTGTTTGAACCCCAGCAGTATCAGCATCTTCAGCGTATTTTTGACCGCTATGACAGCCACGTAGCCCCTGAGTTGGCGACGCTGCGCCGTCAGGTCATTCATAACGATCTTAATCCGCATAATGTGCTGGTGAGCCGTTCGTCGCCGACGCGGGTGACCGGCATTATCGATTTTGGCGATGCCGTGTTCGCCCCGTTAATCTGCGAAGTGGCGACCGCACTGGCGTATCAGGTTGGTGAGGGGCAGGATCTGTTGGAGCATGTTCTGCCGTTTGTTGCGGCGTATCACCAACATATGCCATTAACGCCGGGGGAGATCGCGCTGCTGCCGGATCTGATCGCGACCCGCATGGCGCTGACGCTAACTATTGCGCAGTGGCGCGCATCACGCTACCCCGACAATCGAGAGTATCTGTTACGTAATGTGCCGCGCAGTTGGCACAGCTTACAGCGCATGATGACCTATTCCCATGCGCAGTTTGTGACTCGTCTACAGCAGGCTTGCCAGGAGAACGTACGATGA
- a CDS encoding aspartate aminotransferase family protein: protein MNQSGVMSEMIATDALLARRQRVLGSGYRLFYEEPLHVVRGEGVWLFDHQGKRYLDVYNNVASVGHCHPAVVEAMAWQSAQLNTHTRYLHPAIVDFAEDLLSEFPAELNNVMLTCTGSEANDLALRIARHVTGGTGVLVTRWAYHGVTSALAELSPSLGEGVVRGDHVKLIDAPDTYRQPGAFLTSIRDALAQMQQEGIRPAALLVDTIFSSDGVFCAPKGEMAQAAALIRQAGGLFIADEVQPGFGRTGESLWGFARHGVVPDLVSLGKPMGNGHPIAGLVGRSALFDAFGRDVRYFNTFGGNPVSCQAAHAVLRVIREERLQQNAQRVGDYLRQGLQLLAQDFPLIGDIRAYGLFIGVELVSDRESKSPATESALQVVNAMRQRGVLISATGPAANVLKIRPPLVFLEEHADVFLTTLSDVLAIIDARARG, encoded by the coding sequence ATGAATCAGAGTGGAGTGATGTCTGAAATGATTGCGACAGATGCGTTGTTGGCACGCCGCCAGCGGGTGCTGGGTAGTGGTTACCGCCTGTTTTATGAAGAGCCGCTACACGTTGTGCGCGGCGAGGGCGTATGGCTGTTCGATCATCAGGGAAAACGTTATCTGGATGTTTATAACAATGTGGCCTCAGTCGGGCATTGCCATCCGGCAGTGGTTGAGGCGATGGCGTGGCAGAGCGCACAGCTCAATACTCACACACGTTATTTGCACCCTGCAATTGTCGATTTTGCGGAAGATTTGCTGAGCGAATTTCCCGCCGAGCTGAACAATGTGATGCTGACCTGCACCGGCAGTGAGGCTAACGATCTGGCGCTGCGCATCGCTCGACATGTTACGGGGGGAACGGGTGTCCTGGTGACGCGTTGGGCGTATCACGGCGTGACCAGTGCGCTGGCGGAACTGTCACCGTCGTTGGGGGAGGGTGTGGTGCGGGGGGATCATGTGAAGCTGATCGATGCGCCGGATACCTATCGCCAGCCCGGTGCATTTCTTACCAGTATTCGTGATGCGCTGGCACAGATGCAACAAGAAGGGATTCGTCCTGCTGCACTGTTGGTGGACACCATTTTTTCCAGCGACGGGGTGTTCTGTGCGCCGAAAGGCGAAATGGCGCAGGCGGCGGCGCTGATTCGTCAGGCGGGTGGGCTGTTTATTGCGGATGAGGTGCAGCCGGGCTTTGGACGCACTGGAGAATCGCTGTGGGGCTTTGCGCGTCATGGCGTCGTCCCGGATTTAGTGAGTTTAGGGAAGCCGATGGGCAACGGACACCCGATCGCCGGATTGGTGGGGCGTTCCGCGCTGTTCGATGCTTTCGGACGCGATGTGCGCTATTTCAACACCTTCGGCGGTAATCCGGTGTCCTGTCAGGCGGCGCACGCGGTGCTGCGGGTGATTCGGGAAGAGCGGTTGCAGCAGAATGCCCAGCGGGTCGGCGACTATTTGCGTCAAGGGCTACAATTGCTGGCGCAGGATTTTCCACTCATTGGTGATATTCGGGCTTACGGTCTGTTTATCGGGGTGGAGTTGGTCAGCGATCGCGAAAGTAAATCTCCGGCAACTGAATCTGCGTTGCAGGTGGTGAACGCGATGCGTCAGCGTGGTGTGCTGATCAGTGCGACAGGGCCTGCGGCGAACGTGCTGAAAATTCGTCCACCGCTGGTGTTTCTGGAAGAACATGCCGATGTGTTTTTAACCACGCTGAGCGACGTATTAGCGATAATCGACGCCCGCGCGCGCGGGTAA